Proteins encoded within one genomic window of Lampris incognitus isolate fLamInc1 chromosome 19, fLamInc1.hap2, whole genome shotgun sequence:
- the LOC130130079 gene encoding musculin → MSTGSVTSDAEDFETCHSRTAALRERARRRMAYYNPNGCSDGELDDGVYGKSKEEHKLSKSHPKDTRQSQRNAANARERARMRVLSKAFSRLKTSLPWVPADTKLSKLDTLRLASSYISHLRQLLQDDRFENSYVHPVNLV, encoded by the coding sequence ATGTCAACTGGCTCAGTGACAAGCGATGCTGAGGACTTCGAGACTTGCCACAGCAGGACCGCGGCCCTCCGGGAAAGAGCCAGGCGGCGAATGGCCTACTACAATCCCAACGGCTGTTCTGACGGGGAACTGGACGACGGCGTTTACGGgaagagcaaggaggagcacaAGCTTTCCAAGTCGCATCCGAAAGACACGAGGCAGTCGCAGAGGAACGCGGCCAACGCCAGGGAGAGGGCGCGGATGAGAGTGCTGAGCAAAGCCTTCTCCAGACTTAAAACTAGCTTGCCGTGGGTGCCGGCGGACACTAAACTGTCCAAACTGGACACACTGCGACTCGCCTCGAGCTATATATCCCACCTCAGGCAGCTCCTGCAGGACGACCGGTTCGAGAACAGCTACGTGCACCCCGTTAACCTGGTATGA